TTTGGGATTTTCGGTTGCTGACCGTTGATTGTTCCTAGCCTACAATTCGATCCTTGCCCCCGCGCAGGCGAGCCAATGGTCTCGAGGCGTACCCCCGACTATTTCCTGTGATTGAATGTGATAGACTTCTCACCTCTGGCAAGATGAGGTTCTCCGACCCTTCGAGAGGGCACCTGGGATTTGGAACTGCAGACGCGGCGGTCTGCCTAGATAATTGTATGTCTGTTTTCTGGGCCGTGTTGATACCATtcatgaaaataaaaagacatTCGCAAGAGTCTTGTTTTTTAACCTGCGTTTTGCGGCGGCTCTCTGTCTAATCAGAGTAATGGGGTGTTTTCCGGGCAACTTTCTTGGATACAGGTGGCTATGGTTTGATGCTAGAACTTTTTACCAGATACACCGCATTACGAACGAGGGGTGGGTACTGTGGATTACCTTTGTCCTCTAGAAATGACGAGAATGGTGGACAATAATGAATTCCATTGCAATGTTACCATCGTAGAGTATAACACAAGGTCACGTGTACCGTTAGCACTTGAGGGAAGTCATGTAAACTCATTGTTTCTATACTCTGCCTTCAAAATCTGGCTCCTAATATAGAATTACAAATAAACATCAGGCGCGTTTTAGTGGATTTGTTTCGTTTTCTAACCAAAAAGTAtgtcaatatatatactttttcGACGTCCCCAGCAATTAGCCTGAACTATCAGCAAAATGCAGAATAACAAGAATAATCCAAgtacaagaaagagaaaaaaaagaacttaCATTGACATTAAAAGTCTAGGCACTTTATAACGCTCAAATAACTCTCATAAATATCATATACCAAGGAATATTGTAAGACAAGGGGTCCAGCGTAGAAAAACGCCAAGCAACAGGCTGAGCTCTAACCGAAAAGAGCACCTCGAAATAGATGATCCTCAACTAAATATGAACTTCCGGACAAACCCCTCCTTCGACCATGTCCCGACCCCAACAGAAGAACAACACCACACACTACAACCAGCAAGAACTCAACCACCACATCTTCCAAAGATACATATATTGCTATACACTTATGCACCTCTACAGATAACAAACAATAACCAAAAACAAACGCACAATCGCTTAACCCACAGCAATCGTGACCGataaaacaaacaaacacgGCTACATCATAGCTCATACCAATATCAACACCACCTCAAACCCTCAAACCCGCcgccttcttcgccaaaAGCGCCTCCACCTCATCCTTGTGCTTCGAGAAGTTGTCCACCAGGTTATCCCACATGGCAGGCTCATGCTCGTGCCGCTTCTCGCTGTTCCAGGCGTAgtcggtgatggtgaaggcGCGGGAAGACTCGAACATGATTGCGATGGATGCCTCCGAGATGCGCATGACTGGCGGTGGGGCTTCGCTTGCGGCTTTGAATTCTTCGTAGGCGACGCCGTGGGGGACCACTGTTTTTCTGAGGTTAGGGggtgttttctttctcttgggtGGGGGAATGGAATGGGAGAAACTTACTGCCACATTCGAAGGAGACACTGCCGGGTTTGAAGGCGTCGGAGCGGCCGCCGTAGTCGCCGTAGATGAGACCCATTAGCTCTGAGGCGGCGTTGCGGTGGTAGTATGGTGGACGGTAGGTGTCTATTGCCGGTTTAGTATAGGTCTCGTGTCAAGACAGATGGGGATACATACTGGATGCGACGTCCCATCTGggggagaagatgaggaagtcGGCGAGAGGGGCAGTCGGGTCCCGGGATTTAGCGGTCAGAACGCAGAAGATGGAGGGATCAATGTGGTCGACTGAGATAGAGCCGACGTTGACGAATTTCGTCATGTCGTATTTGTAGGGAACCTGGTTGCGATCGTTAGCCTCATCGCACGAAGGGTGAAAGTGAAAGTAAGCGACGGGACGTACATAGTTACCGTGCCAGGCCACAACGTCAAATGGACTGTGGTTCTGCGTGCTGGCAAAGAACTTGCCTCCCAGCTTGTATACGACTTCCCACGCCTCCTGGCGAATTTCATACTTGGCTATCGGGGTTAAGAAGTCACGCGCGTTGGCTAGACCGTTGGCGCCCAGCGGGCCTAGTTCGGGGAGTTCATAGCAAGAGCCCCAGACTTCGAGGATGTAACCGCGAGAAGGACCATCGGGAAGCTCGACACGGAAGCGGATGCCGCGGGGAATAACGACGATTTCACCTGGTTGGACGAAAAGTGGACCGAATTCGGTCTGGATGTCCAATGCTCCCTGTTGGGGGACGATGAGCATCTCACCGTCGGAGTTGACAAAGGCTTTCTGGGTCATGCTTGTGTTTGCAGTGTAGACGTGAGTTGCAAGTCCCTCACGGAGAGTCGGGTCTCCAGATCCAGCGACGGTCTTCAGACCAGCGACGAAGTCTACCGGTTCGTTGGAGGGGATGTCGAATGGATGCCATGCCAGCTGGGTTGGGGAGACGTGAACCCGCGGGTTCAGGGGCAAGAAAGTGGCCTCTGTGTCGGGGTTGTCTGGAAGGTTTTTCTGTGTTGAGCAGCGGTTAGCACGAGATGCCGCATTGCCCTCATAATGTAGTCGAATTCACATACGAATCCCTGATGAGCAACCGCCGGACGAGCACGGTAGAGCCACGCCTTCTTGTTCGCATGTCTCGGGGCCACAAAAGCAGTGGCTGTTACTTGCTCTGCGTACAGCCCAAAGCGCACATTACGAGGGCTATTCTGTCCGTGGGGAATAGTTCCGGGCACAGCCTCGGAGATAAATCTGTTCGATGTAACCCAACGACATTAGCCCGATTGAGCCCCTCAGGTGAGGGAATTGATTGCGCGTACGTGTTACCAAATCCAGCTTGATACTATGGAGTGTTAGATTTTCATGACAACAGAGCGTTAATGAACATCGCATACCTCATAAGGGTCATTCCGGCGTGTGGCAAAGGAGGGGATTTCACCGTCCTTCTGTGTTTCCGCCCAGTGGAAGATCTTCTGGTACTCCTGAGAGTCCGAGAATTTGCCTACTGAGCCCATGTTGAATGTTGATTAATGCGGGCTTAGGttgaagggaaaggagagtgATTCTCAGTGTAAAGATAAATGCGATTTCGCCGTCAGGAACTATACATTAGGGGGACGGCATCTCTCATATATCGACCCAGGTGGGGTCGCATGTTGCCCAGAAAATCACGAGAAGGACCACATTGCATGGTTGAACCCACCACATTTTGAGGCCAAGTGTATGGTCTGGTGTATGTACACTCTCTCAGCCTTCGTCGTCATACAACTCGGCAGATCGGGGAGACCTTCTGTTGCCGAGCCTCTCTTCCGGAGGGCAGGATAGCAAGTGGAGACACCCAACGGATCGCCTCCACAGAAGATCCGACCTCCACACATTGATGTGAGAGCCTTTGTTGACCCCACATGACTCAGGTCTGAGTAACAGTGGGGAGTTTTGTCAGAATTCCACAGAACGGGATTGAAAGACATGCCTCATTGCCGAGACAGGTGATTCAGGAGAAGGGAACATAGATGCACGGAACACGGCAACATTTGGAAAGCATGTCATAGGGTGGACTACGGCATCAGGCCGACCATTACGAATTACTGGAGTTACGCATTGAACACGATGTATGCAGAGATGACTAAATATCACGAACTAACGGCAAGCTTGCGTCGGAGGGTGGGTTTATAACACTGAATTAGGGCCCTGCTTAATCACATGTTACACTGATAATGTGGGGGGCAGCTTGAAACAATTATTAGAGCAAAGATTTCACTCAAGAAAAGCGACAGCTTTGTTGAGCTGATTTACGATCTTATCCCGATATGCCTATACAACAGTGAGCATGAGGTCAATTTCAGATGTGAGAAGGAACACTTACTGCAGCTAAGGTCCAATTTCCAGCAACAATGGCTTTCGTTAGACAAGGGAAAGGGTCTGTCTGGAAGTAGTACGGGGCAGGGCTAATGATAAGATGGTAGTACCCATCACCCCCAGGAAGATCGGGATCCCCGAGAAAACGCTcaaaattagtatatttgTGATTGACCGACTGGACCTGAGCAAGAAGGCTATCGTCAACAGGCTGTTGTTGCACTTGGTCGGCAAGCGAGTCGCTATATGCGTCAAACGCCGCCGAAGCCCGCGCGAAAATGTCGATCGTCTCCTTTAGCGACGTCAGATCGAGGTGTGCCGACAGGTTAGCTGTTGAGCTGAGTGATTCAAGGCCGTTCTGTAAGACTGGCGCGTACCCCTGGATGCGGTAGGGCAGAATCACCTCATCTGCAAGAGATGTCGCCAGCTGTAACCAGATTTTGGTGGTCGCCACATGGTGCGCAAAGCCAGGATCTCCGTATTGTTCCATCCAGGAATACGTGTCGAAGAGTGAATGATAAGGGAAAACAGGATCTGTTGGCCCACGCGAGAATCCAAAGTCTGCAACTGAATATGCATATTCCTGGAAAACCATGGCGTCTCCGCCACTACCCAGACCGAGCTCACTCCCCCACGCCTCTAGGACTGTTTGTCCACCGCTAGGTTCTTGAACTTGGCTAGTAGCATTGTGCATCGCTTGTGCCAACAGTGGGCTCCCTTGAGCATGAAATTTGGTGCCAGCGCCCGCAACGACGACATTTAAATATGCAGCAACGCTACTGTTCAGCTGGGACTGGTTTTCGTCCACCCATGAGCGCGACCCAATTTGGCccatctcctctccctcccaaCTGGCGAAGATGATTGTCCGTAACGGCTGCCAACCTTCTTTAAGGGCCGTTGCGAGAGTTCGTGCCACTTCATTCAGCGCCGCAGACCCACtgtttccatctccagcaCCAGGGCCCCACGCGTCACGGTGATTTCCAAGAATAATCACCTCGTCTGGAAAAGCGCATCCCGGGATGACCCCAATGACATTATGAACATGGCCAGCATAGTTATGTGGGTTATTAAGCACGTTCAAGACAACGTTCTCCGGTGAAGGCCCGACATTGTAAGTAACGCCGTGCGAGGTGAGCCCTCCTCCATGCCACCTGTCATTGAAATCGGCTGCCAGGGGACCATGACCATTGAGGGCTCGCAGCATAGGGATTGCATCAGCATACGAAATGGGCATAGCGGGAATCTGACCAGGATCTGCATACAAGTGGTTAGAGCAACTAGATATTCTAATGCAAGTTCACAGGGATCCTAGAAAAACCTACTGCAATTCCCAACTGACCCTCGCTCTATCAAAGATGGAGGGCGGGCTGGCCCATTCGGGAATGGCTGATATCCATTTTCTACAACAATTTCGTCATCCATTTGAGGATCTGGATAGATAAGCATCCCCGCGAGACCCATCTGTGTGGCGACTCCTTCCTGTCTTGCGCGGTGATAAGGCAGCTTGTATTTTTTCAAGACGGCGGATTCATACGTGGACTTGACCAAAGCGATCTTCCCCGTGATGTTGATACCCGCGCGCACCAAATCATCATAATCCTCTTGCGTTCCGTAGTTTGCGAATATGTACTGTGCGGTGATATTTCCCACCCCGGCACACCTGAAGAAAGCTGGAGCAAAGGGTAGCTGTCCATCGCCAGCTTTAGGGGGGTTATCTTCAATCAACGGCGCTTCATATACTACTGGATCCCCCTCGCGTGCCGTGTCAAGCAACGCTACTCGATGCTCGTTGGGAAGAGTCAGGTTGGCGCTATAGGATTTCACGCTTGCGTTGGAGAGGCCAATTGCATCCCATAACTCCTGAGTCCATTGCGCCTGTTGGAGACCCTGTCCTGCTAAATGTGAGCCGTTGGTATAGTAGCCAAGTGATTCGCGGATGTTATCAGCATTAGGAATGGCCTGCACAAGATCTTGGAGCGCTGTCGACGAAAGATTTTGTCTGCTCTTGCACTCCTGGAAGTTACTGGTGTCTAACGGACTTCCATGAACACCAGCAACAGCCAGGAATAAGGTGGCCAGGCCTGCCCAAGGCATACTTACTCAGTGGGGGAGATCGGCCAGGACTAGAGGCAATGAGGTGGGgtaagacaagaaagagagaactCTATGTTCTTATCAATGACTATATAAACCTTCGACGCTCAGATCTTGTATCCAATCCCTTGTTGGACTCCTTAATGCCTCGCTTCCAATTCTTTAAATAGTGAAGAATGCCAAGAGTCCGACACTTGCAGATTTTCAGCGATGAACTCAACCGATGGATCGGTTCCGGAGAAGTTATCCATAGCACGGTCTCCGACACGACCTTGCAAGGGGGAAGGTTGAAAAATGATTAGTATGCAGGCAGTGGCTGGCTGATGGTGGAAGATCGCGAAGATCTTATCCATATTGTTCGCCATGCATGAAGCTATCGGCTGCTCTGCCTCACATTTTGTCAGCCGCAAGGGATGAAAGGATCAAAAGACCCGAGCACGTAATTCCAATGATAAAGGGAGAAAATAGTGGGTTTCCCTATTTTTCAAGCTTCTCGAGACATACATTTCTCACGGAGGTCTATACTCGGAAACTAACTTCTGTTTTTAGATATGGCGCCTTCGTCCAATTCTCAATGGGACGACACCGAGAGAGCGAATGAAGAAACCCCACTGCTCAAGGATCTCAAAGATCACCAATCTCACATTCTCCCGCGGAGACGACTCCTTGTTGTATTTCCTGCCTTGGCTCTGATTCATTTTACCTCGTTTCTGGATCAGACAGCCTTATCAACTTCATTACCCGCCATCGCTGCGGGACTCAACACCGgctcctccatctcatgGGTCAGTGCCAGTTTCCTCACGACGAGTACCAGCATCCAGCTGATCAACGGTCGGCTGTCGGACATCTTCGGTCGCAAAACATGTCTTCTAGGCGCGTTGACAATAATGGTGCTGGGCAACCTGCTGTCCGGATGGTCCCAGACCCCCGCACAATTGTATGCAACTAGAGCGTTTAGTGGCCTCGGTGCCGGAGCCATTAATGCGCTGGTGCAAATCGCTATTTCCGACATCACTACCTTGGAGCAACGCGGATACTATTTTGGAATTCTGGGAGTTGCAGTGGCTCTGGGGAATGGACTTGGTCCGGTTGTGGGCGGCGTACTCACGGAAAAGACCTCCTGGCGATGGGCATTTTGGTTCGTGTGTCCGTtggcagcggcggcagccACATATTTCGGCCTCGTATTCCCACCGTCCGACATGGCCGACAATGTCTGCACGAAGTTGCAGAGGGTGGATTGGTTCGGAGTTTTCACGAGCATGATGGCTATTGTGTTGATCCTGGTACGTGCGACAGCGCCACATAACTGCGCAGCTATACAGGAATTAACTTAGCCTTTAGATCCCCGTTTCGTAAGGAGGCTCCGCTATTCCATGGAACTCTCCTATAATCATTGCTATGTTAGCGCTCGGAGCGGCGCTCTTCGGTCTCTTCCTGATCGGAGAGTGGCGTTGGGTCAAACTGCCGCTTTTGCCCAGTATGCCGTCCATTCACGTAGATGTATTCGTATGCTGACTGTCTAAGTGCGCTTATTCAAATATAATTACTCCACGAACATCCTTCTCGCCGTTAACATCCTGATCGGCTGGGTATTCTGGGGAAACCTCTTCTATATCCCGCTGTACTTCCAGAATGTCCGCGGCTGGAGCCCGGGAACAGCTGGTTCCCTGATCTTGCCGATGGTGATTGCGCACGGCATAACCTCAGGTCTGACCGGGCTCATAATCTCTTGGACCGGCAGGTATAAGGTAGTCATCAGCATTGGCGTTGGCATGTGGATGATCGCAGCAGCGGCCAAGTCCTTCTATACACAGCAGACTCCACTGTGGATTCTGGAACTAGGAGGGATCTTTGAAGGTATTGGGGTGGGATGTTCCTTTCAGCCTGGTATGCATACCTATCCCCTACAACACCATGATAAGCAGACTAACACAAGCCACAGTAATGGTCGGCCTACTCGCAGGATCCGATAAAAGCGACCGTGCCGTAGTCACAGGCTTTCGCAACTTCATCCGCGACATGGGCGGATCGGTCGGCGTAACAGGTACTGTTTCTCCAACACCTACCTTCTTCACGACTAACAAAAAGAGCAGTGTCCGGAGCGATCCTGAACAATGTCCTCCACAATGATCTCAAAGGACGGTTCAGCGAGGAACTCATTTCCAAGATCACGTCTTTTGCCTTCGCTTTGTACGACTTCAACCTCACTGACGAGGACCAGAAGCTGATCTCCAATGCATATATGCACGGCTTACGAACTGTCTTTACTGTATTCGCAGTTTTGATGCTGCTGTTTTTCGTGCTGTCGTTGTGCATAAAGGATTATGGACTAGCTGGTAGGACACGTATCGAGAGCGAGGAACAAGCCGAAGGGGAGACCCGGGAGAGATACACTGATGAGTAGAGTGGCACGGGTTCCCTGCTGTTTAACAACTCTGCTTATAGTCTAATTTCTGACGTCTTGTAGTTCTTGTAATTACTTTATCAAGGATTCTTAGAGATTATTACTTAGGAGTATCATGATTTCAATCACATGGGTCAGCTTGTATGGTGTCggaaagataatatattCAAACTCattcaacatcttctcctctttcctgaccaaaaaaaaaacactgAAGTTGCAGGATTTTGGTGAAAGCACACCCAGCTAATATATATGATTGGCAAACAACTCATGCGCCTTCCTCGATCACACCACTGGATGACATATAAGTAGTACTTTAGGGCGTACGCTCATTTAGCCACGACCCACTAGTCGTACTTCAAACCAACTAGTTATTTcaatttctattttttggATAATTCTTCATCGTGACGGTTAATAGAGCTCGACAGTACTATAACACTACTGAGATTAGTATATCAATACCCTTGATCGACTCCCAGTGGTGTCGTCCTAGAATCCAGATATCGTTAAGTTGGTCTGTGTAGCGAGTTAGCTTTAATATCGAAGTGGTTCACGTGCAGAGTTAGCCCTGAAAGCAGACCCCGATCCCTGTACCGTTTGATTGCGAACTGATAAAATGGTCTCTATACAGAAATACCGTCGACGGCATCTGAAGCTTTCACTCACCCATTTGATATCGGCAAGCGGGGTTGATGCTGCTATTGTGTATTATTGGCTTATGCTTCAACTATTATAGGATCATGCAGGCGCGGCGTGCCCGAGTGGCGAAGGTCATATGAAATTATATGCTACTATTCCAGGAGCTGAAGCGGAGTTACGTGTCGTAGTATCTTGAGTTGTGATTTCTGAGTCCAGATTAGGAATTCGAACCGAGGATTACAATGACGAAGTAGAATGACTTGACGAGAATGTTTCTCTCACACGGGTATAAATATGGCGTCCTGTCTCCCTCCAGAAACGCAATAAAGGCATTCAGTCTTCAGACTTCCTTTCTTATCGTCTAACTTCATCGAGCTTTTCTCTAGTTCACTCCGATTGCCTGCAAATCTCAAGCATCTTCTATTGAATCCACCCTCTTCAACCCAAAATGGCGAACTGGTCGTCACTTTTACTTCAAGCTTTAATGCTATCTGGAACGACGCTGGTAGTGGTACCACTAGGGACGGAGGTTTCTGGCACCCGATTACCCAAGGCACCCTTCGGCCTCTGGGTAGTATGGCTGTCGGGAACTTCAAGGAATTGAACGGTCAGCGAGCGGCGCTCTTGATTGGAGCAAAGTCTACCAGCAGCTCAAATCCTCCTGTTAAAGCGCCTACCAGCTATACTCAGCTTTGGGCGGACAAGGGCAGTGGAGCCAAGCTCAATGGTTCCTTCTGGCGACCCATAGCCGCGTCTGGCTATATAGCTATGGGGGATGTGGTCCAATCAGGCTACACGACGCCCTCGACCAGCAAGGTGTGGTGTCTTCGGTCCGACCTTGTTGCTGACGGCCAGTACGCGGATGAGAGTGTCTAAAATGACAAGATGTGCGGAGTAGGTGGGAACGTGTCCATCTGGGAGGTATATCCTTTTCCGAACAATATTAGCGGAACTGAGTTCCTTCCCGTGCTCATTCCGTCAAACCCGACCCAGGCTACGCGGTAGTTCCAACCCTAAAAATCCCCAAGGATTTCGGAATTTACCCATCCAGTGCCTACGTTTACTGCTTCCACGATTCCCAGCACCGGTACCACATATACCTGGGTTGGACAGTGTGAGGTCACCCTACCATTTACCTCCTTCTATGATGATGCCGATCAACGGAGCCTCCAACTGACCCGCAATTCCATTCTGTCAAGTCAGCAGATCGATTACATGGTACGTCGAAAGCTCTTATATCAACAACAGTGCTGGAAGCATCACCCGGAGCAAACAGGTCACCACTGGTGTCTCCAGTGGGGAGTCCACCGAGCTCGCCCATAGCACCGGCGTCAGCATTTCAGCCAGTACTTGTGTTTTAGTGAAATTGAAGATCAATCTCAACTAGCGCGGCATTCGACAAGCCAACCTTTGGCCCAAGATGTAAAGCAAATCCCGATGTGACCACATGTGCAGGAAATAAAGCATTATTGATCAGGCCGTTCCATCCCTGATCATATCCGGTAGCACGGAATCTTTCCGTAGATGCGAAGCATGCATACGTTCTGAATGATTTACACCGGACCCTACTTGTGATTTTATATTCTGATGTACGCGGGATGATTTATTCCTGGACTCAGGCTCTGTATCAACAATAACAAGGTCCACCCTATACGGGCCACACCTCATCAATTCCTATTGTTCCTCATGGATCTATAAATATTGAAACGGGCAATAGCAATAACTCATTGCCCTGCGCAGTCCAGAAATCTAAGCCTTCTAAAAACCACCCAAAGTAAACAATCGAAACCCAAAATTAAGccaagaaatagatataagaAGCG
The sequence above is a segment of the Aspergillus flavus chromosome 4, complete sequence genome. Coding sequences within it:
- a CDS encoding putative homogentisate 1,2-dioxygenase; the protein is MGSVGKFSDSQEYQKIFHWAETQKDGEIPSFATRRNDPYEYQAGFGNTFISEAVPGTIPHGQNSPRNVRFGLYAEQVTATAFVAPRHANKKAWLYRARPAVAHQGFKNLPDNPDTEATFLPLNPRVHVSPTQLAWHPFDIPSNEPVDFVAGLKTVAGSGDPTLREGLATHVYTANTSMTQKAFVNSDGEMLIVPQQGALDIQTEFGPLFVQPGEIVVIPRGIRFRVELPDGPSRGYILEVWGSCYELPELGPLGANGLANARDFLTPIAKYEIRQEAWEVVYKLGGKFFASTQNHSPFDVVAWHGNYVPYKYDMTKFVNVGSISVDHIDPSIFCVLTAKSRDPTAPLADFLIFSPRWDVASNTYRPPYYHRNAASELMGLIYGDYGGRSDAFKPGSVSFECGMVPHGVAYEEFKAASEAPPPVMRISEASIAIMFESSRAFTITDYAWNSEKRHEHEPAMWDNLVDNFSKHKDEVEALLAKKAAGLRV
- a CDS encoding efflux pump antibiotic resistance protein, with the translated sequence MKLSAALPHILSAARDERIKRPEHVIPMIKGENNMAPSSNSQWDDTERANEETPLLKDLKDHQSHILPRRRLLVVFPALALIHFTSFLDQTALSTSLPAIAAGLNTGSSISWVSASFLTTSTSIQLINGRLSDIFGRKTCLLGALTIMVLGNLLSGWSQTPAQLYATRAFSGLGAGAINALVQIAISDITTLEQRGYYFGILGVAVALGNGLGPVVGGVLTEKTSWRWAFWFVCPLAAAAATYFGLVFPPSDMADNVCTKLQRVDWFGVFTSMMAIVLILIPVSARSGALRSLPDRRVALGQTAAFAQYAVHSLRLFKYNYSTNILLAVNILIGWVFWGNLFYIPLYFQNVRGWSPGTAGSLILPMVIAHGITSGLTGLIISWTGRYKVVISIGVGMWMIAAAAKSFYTQQTPLWILELGGIFEGIGVGCSFQPVMVGLLAGSDKSDRAVVTGFRNFIRDMGGSVGVTAVSGAILNNVLHNDLKGRFSEELISKITSFAFALYDFNLTDEDQKLISNAYMHGLRTVFTVFAVLMLLFFVLSLCIKDYGLAGRTRIESEEQAEGETRERYTDE
- a CDS encoding vacuolar protein sorting-associated protein 62, giving the protein MASLRLPANLKHLLLNPPSSTQNGELVVTFTSSFNAIWNDAGSGTTRDGGFWHPITQGTLRPLGSMAVGNFKELNGQRAALLIGAKSTSSSNPPVKAPTSYTQLWADKGSGAKLNGSFWRPIAASGYIAMGDVVQSGYTTPSTSKVWCLRSDLVADGQYADESV